The nucleotide sequence gaacccgggaggtggaggttgcattgagctgagatcacaccactgcactgcagcctgggcaaaacagcgagacactgtctcaaaaaaaaaaattaaaaaaaacagaacctTAGAAAGGCCAGGGTACATGGTGAGACTAAAAACAAAAGGTTGGTTGTCGGTCTACATGAAAACCCAGACCCTGACAAGTTCCCTTTCCTACTCTATATGACGTAGCCAGATTCGTGCACAACTTAAATACGTTTATTAatgtgtgcatacacatttagAACAGTGGGGTTTCAACTGGAAAAATGAATTCTAGGTAAAATGTTTTCAAGTCTTTATAATATTCAGATGGAGTTTAAACAGCAAGGAAATACCAATGTATGGCTTCACATGGTCATCAAAGATTGTGTGACAAACCTACTTTCATCCCTTCCAAATTACGCCCAGAGTCCAGGGGCAATGTGGGCTGAACATAAAGCACTGTTTCTAAACCCAAAATGGTCAATTTTCTATGTTCTTAGAAAATGTGAGAATTAGCTTAAAAATCTAAGTTGGACCTATTTTAGCCTGGAAAGATATTTCGAAGTTAAAGCTAAATGTATAAACTCTCATTATTTGTCTTCAAAGACTAGTAACACCATTAAAACAATGCAATGTTCATATGTTGAGTCCTCCTtgggaagaaaaagcaagaaacatCCAAAATTATAAACCCACCTTCACATAttccaacaaatatatttttaaaataacaaatcaaATGCAACACTCAGAGAGACTATAAGCCATGCAACAATGTCTTTTATTATGTATgcggttttaaaattatttcttgaatCTCTCCATACACAGGCAAAAATAAGTGTGTTACTTAACATACTGGAAATTGCCTAACTTAATCATTgtctaaagaagagaaaattatccCCAAAACGTGCTTAACCAGGAGGCCAATGCATTTGCCGACCTCCAAGAACATGGAGATGAACGTGATAGACAGACTGTCCACCATCTGAACCTTCATTCACCACCATTCGATAACCCTTATTCAGGCCCAGATCAGCAGCACATTTCTTGCCAACAATCATTAAGTGTCcaagaagctggaaaaggaaaaaaagtttcttAGGCACAGGCAATTTACTACTTCTTGCCATTAAATAACAAACTGTCAAGCTGAAATATCAAATCTTAAAACTCTCATTGAAACACACCCCTTTgagcaaatatttggaaactctTAATCCCAACAGAGCATAATCTACAACTGGAGACTCACTAAGATTAGGTATTTATCATTACTAATTTCAagaaacaaattagaaataaaatctgctgttcaattaaacttttttttttttaagagatggggtcttgctctgtcactcaggctggagtgcagtggcacgatctcagctcactgcagcctcgacctcccaggttgaagtgatcctcctgcctcacccacccaaggagctgggactacaggcacatgccaccacacccggctaatttttgtatttttttgttgagatggggcttctccaatgttgcccaggctggtctcgaactcctgcgctcaggcaatctgcccaccttaatttccaaagtgctgggattacaggcacaaggcACTAtgcccaaccaaaaaaaaattttaattatattccaAGTGGTGTTTAAGTTTTCTTAATAAAGCAAGACATCTTGCTTTCTTTATGACTTCCTTATGACCATTATGGATTTTCCTTTGAACACTACCAGATCTATTGCATTGTCTGGGGACTTGCAGGATCCTGTGGCAAATACCTAGTCTCGCTCTGTGTCatcctgtttgttttttggttctaTCTACAGTCAATTTGTCTCTATTTACACATGGAGTCTATTTGTATGTTGCCAGCTTTCTTCCCTAATAAAAGTTAAAGGGGAGAAGGTTGGCAAGAGAAAAGAACGTTAACTCCCATTTCACTGCTTATGCTTTCCCATTATGAGAGAAAAAAGTTGGGAGGGTTAACTTCAACATTCTAAAAAGCTCTCAGGAAAGGGAACTCCTTTAATTCCTTTGgcaagaaaagagggaagggagagagtcTTACATTTCTATTCCCATTACCTTAGTAAGCCCCAGGACAGTGGACTCTGCTTACCTTACTCATGCAGTAAGGTCCACTGTACAGATGGACAATGGACAAAAATTGTAAGTTGGGGaaattatgatttttcaactttacaatggtgTGGAAGCGATATGCATTCAGGAGAAACCATACTTCGAATTCTGATCCTTTTCCAGACTGGTGATATGCAGTAAAATACtcttacatgagatattcaacactctGTTACAGAATAGGCTCtgtattagatgattttgcccaactgtaggttAATGTTAAGTGTTCCGAGCAAGCTTAAGTTAGACTAGGCTAGGCTATAATGTTCAGTAAGTTAGCTGTATTACACGCATTTTCAACAGacatacaatattttcaacttatgatgggtttatcagcaTGTAACCCCATCTTAAGTTGATGAGCATCTATATAAAATTTTGTACAGCAGATACCTATATTGGTCACAACATTTAATTATGAATTAGCACGGTTTTAAAGCTGGTTCAGTAAACGTTTCCTGGCAAACAACTGTCTTCTAAGTAAAAGAGATGACCTTAAAACACTAATTTAGAATGTTAACTgagtaaaaattaacattttattgtcCTTACAGAAAAGAGCTGCATTTGAGTAAGAAGCTCTGACCTTAAAATGCCATGACTGTCTAATTAtactaaatgttaaaaatttgtattctggggctgggcgtggtggctgacatctgtaatcccagcactttggaaggctgaggcaggcggatcacctgaggttgggagttcgagactaacctgaccaacatggagaaaccccatctctactaaaaatacaaataagccaggcgtgacggcatgcctgtaatcccggctactcaggaggaagGGGAATCGTTTGGattccccagctactcaggagggcaggggaatcgcttgtacccgggaggcagaggttgcagtgagccgagatcgtgccattgcactccagcctgggcaacaagaacgaaactccgtctcaaaaaaaaaaaaaaagaaaaaaatgtattctgagGGTTTAATGTTATTGCATATAAGACAGTATTTTACCATTAAGTACTCGCTCTAATCTTTGAACTCTGTGATTTGTACAAAtatattgaattaaaaattaatgccCTGAAGTTTCTAAGTTTCAGAAATAATGTCTCACTTTAAAAAGGTATCCCCAAGTAAATACAACTGACCCTTGCACAACATGGGTTTGAGCCGTGCAGGTCTACTCATATGcaaattttcttctgcctctgccacccctgagacagcgaCAGCTAGACCAACCCCTCGatttcctcagcctactcaacatgaagatgacagggatgaagacctttatgattcACTcgacttaatgaatagtaaatatattttctcttccctatgattttcttaataaccttttctctagcttactttaagaatataataggccaggaacggtggctcacgcctgtaatcccagcactttgggaggccgaggagggcggatcacgaggtcaggagatcaagaccatcctgactaacacagtgaaagccgtctctactaaaaatacaaaaaattagccagccatggtggcgggcgcctgtagtcccagctactcgggaggctgaggcaggagaatggtgtgaaccagggaggtggagcttgcagtgagccgagtgccactgcactgcagcctgggcgacagagcaagactctgtctcaaaaaaaaaaaaaaaggtaatagcAAGTGTTGATAAGGATACGGAGAAGCTGGAacactcattcattgctggtgggataCAAAATGATGCAGTAAATTTGGAAAACAGCTGGGCAATTGAAGTCCTAATGGTTTTTCTGGTTTTTCCTTAGTAATGACCTTAGGAAGATGAAAATGTGACAGCACTTTTAAGGACAAAATTAATctcacaatttaaaaagcaagaaaataaatcatgttaGAAATGTACTTACACTTTCATCATCATCTTCTGCCACAGAAATCTGGGATATATGTTTCTTGGGTATCACCAGAAAATGTGTTGGTGCTTGAGGGGAAATGTCATGGAAAGCAAGGCactagggaaaagagaaagaaataaataaatcaaacttTTAGTATATTGGTAGGATAAAACTtatttcaacaagtatttactgagcagtAACTACATGGAGGGCACTAGATGCTAAGAAAACAGAAGTGTACACATTACGAATGGTGCCATGGTCCTTTCCatggaagtctttttttttttttttgagatggaatctcactctgtcacccaggctgtagtgcaatggcacgatctcagctcactgcaacctccgcctcctgggttcaagtgattctcttgcctcagcctcccaagtagctgggattacaggcacgtgccatcatgcccagctaatttttgtgtttttgtagagacggggtttcaccatgttgtccaggctggtctcgaactcctaacctcaggtgatccacctgcctcggcctcccaaagtgctgggattacaggcgtgagctactgcatccGGACTCCACAGAAGTCTTATGGGAAGACCAACTTTAAAAGTATAATCACCAAAGATCATACAtgttacaaaggaaaaatatgaatgATCATTACAGGAAAAGCCTGATTTAGATTAAGTGTTTAAGGATAACAACTCTGAGGCAGTGACATTTAAACTGGGAGCCAATGAACGCATAAAAATTGGCCATGCTAATCCTTGTCTGCCTCTCCAGATCTCCTGCAGGTCTTCACATGGAACTGGCCTTCTGAGCTCTCTGCCCTCAGAGCTTTTTCAATGATCCTCTCCCCCTCCAAACCCCAACTTCCGTCTAATTTAAACTGCTAGTCATTCCGCCATTCCATTCCCAGCACATACATGATTtctgggagaaaaaagaaaaaacagaaaaaaacctctGATTGCCCTCCCCGTCCCATTACTCCCAGGTCAGAGTCCTAGTTGTGcaatttcctggtttttttttatGATAGCAATCAGTTTTGTAACTACATATTTGTCTGATATTTGATTAATATGTATTCTCACTTTACTCaactatttaagaaatatacCTATCCTTTTGTGTAAAGCTGAAgagtatatatatgatattcttTAGCATTTAGACTAATTATTTAAAACAGTGTCTGTAAATACACATATGACATGAATATTTTCGAATCTCTTGCTCACTGCTGAAGTGAAAGCTGTTTTAATAAAACCCATCCACACTTATTTGTCTCAGAAGTAATTCTACTGGGTACTCCCTACAAAATGCTGATTCATTTAGAATGCTTCCTGCTGTTCTACAGTTGGACTTCGGTGGTTCAAATGTAAATTTTTCAAGAACCATTTCTCAAAGGCAACtgcaaactttaaaaagaaatattttttctaaaaccaAAGAATTTCCCCTGAGTAGagacaaagtattttttttaattcacctaGAGGAACCTAATTAAATTTTTGATAACGTTTTGAATCTAACTAAACGACATTAGtagaataaatgtttttcttagaTTTTATATTTCCTAAATTTAACAAAACTGTTTACAAAATTTGTTCTATCTAAATCAGCCAATCTGCCCAGCTTTATCTGAGATCCAATCCCAAAAATACAACTGGCCACTAAATAATTTACACAAGATATCTCAAAGTCACATCAACTGGGATTTCACCtacaaaaagtcaacaaaaactaGTCTTAGTCTCTTGGCATAAAATTACTTCCTGTTGAATACAAAAAGAATCATTCAGCTGTTTGTAAGTCCAAAATGTTCAGCGGGAGAGGTCAACGGAAAGCAAATCCCAGACGCGGGCCCACTTCTTATCTCAGGAGATCGCCTCGCTAGCCCAGGGTAGGCCTTGGGGTAGAGATAGGGATAGGGGTAGGGGTGAGGGTGGCAAGCCGCACCCCGCGGAGGAAGCGGGCAGGCCCAGACGGCCCGCGcacctcccagcctccctggGGCCCTCGAGCACAATGCCTTGCTGAGCAGCGCCCAAGAACGCCCGGCCCTGGCAGGCCGGCTGTGCGCGGGAGATCGCGGAGATTGGGCCTGAGTCAGGGCGCGATCGGGTTTCTCTCTGTCAGGCAGAGCGCTGGCGAGATTTCGAGATTCCTGATACAGGCAAGGTCCGAGGCAGCCGGGGAGCCGGCGGGCTTCCACGCGGGGGCCCCAGTGCGCCCCGACATGCGCCCAGGCCCCGCGGTGCGGCACTCAGGGCGCCCGGCGGCCTGGCCCGCGCCCGGGGCAGATAACGAGTAACCGGAGCGCCGGCACTCGCCGGCAGGCCGCCTCGGAGTGCCCGGGCCCTGTCCGCTGGCTGGGGGCCCTGTCCGCTGGCTGGGGGCCCGCTGGACCAGGGCGGCCAGGTCCCCTCCCGTCGCCGCTACACTCGcgacccctcctctccctccgcGAGAAACCCGAGGATCCGCGGACGATACCCCCCTCAGCAGGCGAGAGGTGGTGCCCAGTACCTACCCGGTCATCCTCAAAAATGATTTTGGCTGGTATTTCCTTGCGGATGATCTTCCCGAAGATCGTGTCGCCACCAGGCCGAGCGACCTGAGCCTTGGCAATCTCATCTGCCATCTCGGCCTCTCTCCCGCGCGGCGGCCAGAGGAGAGGCTCGGAAGAAGGGAGGAACCCGCAGAACGTGCGGCGCGAGAGGGCGCAGCCAAGCCTGCGCAGGTGCCCCGGCTCTAGCGCCCCACCTAATCTTGCGCGTGCGCACTGGCGACCTGGGCTGCGAGTGCGGTCAGCGCGCCAGAGCGCCGTAGGGACCTCCGGCTTGGGGAAGTTCCTGGTCTTGAGCTCCAAGGAGATTCCTAAGTCGTTTTTCTATCCTCCTTTCTTGTCTCCTGGGGAATGCAGTTACTGGTATAAACCCTTCGTCTGCCTATGGATGCTTGTAGGGAAAGTTGGATACTGTAACTGACAAGATTTGATCATTTAAGTGGTGCTGGCTGCAACTTAGCACTTAGATTATTTAAGGTCTTGCTGCTGCAGCAGATTTTAAGTCTTCTCTTCAACagagtttttttctctctctaccagtggttctcaatcttgaCTACACATTAAGATCacttggggagcttttaaaaatccccGTGAACCTGGCTGCACCCCAGATCCATTAAATAAGAATCTTTGGAGATGAGCTCCAGGCATCAGTAGTTTGTAAACCTCCCTAGACTGCTCTGCAAAGAATTTTTCCCAGCAGCAATCAACATAATGTATTAATAAAATgacccactttaaaaaaaaaaaccttccttaATCCCACATCCCCCTCCGTATCTTTGCTCGTTTTATAAAGAAGTTTTCTACATACCATGTCTGCtttcttatctttcatttttGAGTCCATTTCCCTCTTGTCAAGGTCACTAAGGACATCCATTTATAAAATCCTATAGACAATTACAGTTATCATACTAGACCTCTAAGTGTACGTATTAAGAAAAAGTATACCTcctcaatgccttttttttttttagatagattcttgctctgtcgcccaggctggactgcagtggcacaatctcggctcattgcaacctctgcctcccgagttcaagcgattctcatgcctcagcctcccaagtagctaggactacaggcacgcaccaccacacctggctaatttttgtatttttagtagagacagggtttccccatgctggccaggctgttctcaaacttctgacctcaggtgttccacccgcctcagcctcccaaagtgctgggattacagatgtgagctcaGCTGCCTTTTATGATTACATTACTACTCTTGTCTTGGCAAAATTATTGAATGTGGTTGCCTTTAATCTCAAAAGTGTCCATTTGGTACTTTTGCTATCAAAGACATTACTGGGACAATTCGTAAAATCTAAATAATGCCTATAAATTAGATAATAGTTTTGAAGTCATGTTAATTTCCTTTCATAACCACAGAAAAATTGTCAAAATCAGTTGATCTGGGGTGGGGCCCTACAAGTTAGGTTTCTAACTTTCCAGGTGATACAGTTGCTGCTGGCCCGGGAAGCATACTTTAAGAACTACTGATACAAGGGAATGTCTTTGTAGGAAAAACCCACTGAAGTATTTAAGGCTATGGGTAtcatgtctgcaacttactttcaaataGTTCAGAGAAAAAGTGTCTGTCTATAGGTaagtagagaaatagaaaaggataaagcaattacaataaaatgttaacatttggagAATCTGACTGAAAGGCATATGCAAATTCTATGtattattcttgcaacttttatGTGTTTgaaattgtcaaaataaaaaaatgtgtgcTGGTTTGGATAATAAATAACATGGTCAGCTTTCATTCCATCTGAAGGCTTTACCATCTATAGAGTAGTGACTCTCAAGTATTTGTCTCTTGACCTACCTCTTCCCTTAATTCCAGACTGGTCTGTGATATACATTACAGCCTATTGACCACCTCGGCTTAGATGGCTACCAGGCACTGCAATTTTATTTTGACTCCCTccacaacaaacaaaccaaaacctccTTTTGCAGGATTCTGTATCTGCTGTACCACCATTCACCCAGTCACTCCAGCCAAAAAGCCTTGAAATCATCCTTAAACCTTATCTCTGTACTTTCAACACACATCACCAAGGATCTAATCACTTATCTCCTCTATCTCCACTACTCTAATCCAAGCTACTAACATCTCTTTCCTGGAGTACTTTGAAAGGCTCCTAGTTGGATAACCTATCTGCTTCCATTGTAGTTAATTTGCCACACAGCACCCAAAAtgatctttataaaatataaatcataatGTCACTCTCCTGCTGGTAATATGCTAGTGTATAACATCacagaataaaatccaacatccttacCTTGGCTTATAGGGCCCTGTGTGATCAGGCCCATTGCTGCTGCTTCTacctcatttctttccatttcaaccTTATTGACTGGCATCACACAAACTCAGTGTGCTAGGCAGAAGAtgcccatgtcctaatccctgcagcctgtgaatatgttactttacatggtTAAGTGggattttgtagatgtgattaagttaaggatcttgaaataGGGAGGTTCCTGCATTATCTAGGTGGGCCCAAAGTAATCACAACAGCCCTTGTAAGtgaaagagagacacagaagaGTGAGAGTAAGAGAAGatgtgaccacagaggcagaggtgagagtcTGAGATTTGAAAATgctcggccgggtgtggtgactcacgactgtaatcccagcactttgggaggccgaggtgggcgatcatgaggtcaggcgtttgagaccagcctggccaacatggtgaaatcctgtctctactaaaaataccaaaaatagctgggcatggtggcaggcgcctgtaatcccagctactcgggaggctgaggcaggagaatcgtttgaacctgtgaggcggaggttgcagtgagccgagatcgtgccattgcagccttggcaacagggtaagactctgtctcgaaaaaaaaaaaaagctccattattagctttgaaaatggaaggagttgggccaggtgcggtggctcacgcctgtaatcccagcactttgggaggccaaggcaggcggatcacgaggtcaggagattgagaccattctggctaacacggtcaaaccccgtctttactaaaaatataaaaaattcgctgggcgtggtggcaggcgcctgtagtcccagataatcaggaggctgagcaggagaacggcgtgaacacggaaggcggagcttgcgtgagctgagatcagggaggcggagcttgcagtgagctgagatcatgccactgcactccagcctgggcaacagtaggagactccttctcaaaaaaaaaaaaaaaaaaggaaaagaaaatggaaggagcCAAAAACAGGTAGCATTTTGTAAGTCAGAAGTCCAAATTGAGTTtcactgagctaaaatcaagtgttggcaagggtgcATTCCTTCTGGATGCTCTAGAGAAGAAATCATTTCCTCACCGTTTCCAATTTCTAGAGGAGGCTTGCTTGgtttgtggccccttcctccatcttcaaagccagcagcagaaCATCTTCAAACTTCTCCCTGACTCTGCTTCcttctttcacttataaggatccttgtgattacactgaGTCCAGCAcacaatccaggataatcttcccatctcaaaatACTTAATTTAATGACATCTTCAAAGCCTCTTGTCATAAATAACATAGTCAGAGGTTCCGGAATCTGAACACAGTCATcttctggaggccattattctgcctactacaTAGCTCTGTGAACTTACATGATGAACATGCTGGAATTTCCTGTTCAGTTCTGCGACTTATACTTTGAGATGCAAACTTTAAAAAGACAATGAAGTTTCAGAACCTTCCAAATTTATTAAGCCAAGGGGGCAAAGTTAAGCCTTGAAAACTGAGTCATGTAACAcagctgtttttcttctctggtgCATGACTATTGTTGCTTCCCGATCTTTGTGTTGAGATGTTATACATTAATCAGACTCCCTATTCTTCGTTTCAAACCTGGACTACATAATATTAGAGCTGTAGACCCTTGTGATTGTTACTTTTTTACGATAGAATATTAAGCAACCACCTTAGAGTGTAATCAATACTAGCGAATCAGATCTTAAATCTGGATGTTATCCATTGTTTGGAAAATGTTGTAATTCTGTTCGGCATCTCCATTTTGTCTTATATAAACCATCTTCAATTTTCCTTACGCTGGAAGCACTGATCAGCATTCTTTGGTGTCTACATGTTCCCATATGACTGCCCTCACAATTTACAGTTGAATAAACCTTTTTAACTGGATCCTTAGCCTTTTGATTATTTTGGGGTGACAAGACAAACCAGGCCATGTTCCCAGAACAACTAGAATAGTGAAGAGCCCACCTCATATGTGGAACAGTTAAAGGAgacatgcatatttatttaagaaaagagGAGCCACAGAACTGAACTGATTCTGTCATTATAGaactgttttaaaatatcagcAGATGAGGGACTTTGGTTAACTGAATGCAGGACAGTAGCTAGCAAGAAATCATCACAATAAGTTATGAATTTTCAGGAAGCTGCACTATGAGTCTACACTGAAAATGGGGGAGCGGGGACGGGGTATCTTTTAAATCACTGTCAGCATTCAGAAAGCACAATGCAAGGTCCAAGATCATCTAGTTTATTGTTTCTCAGATAAAAGACAATATCCAGTATACTTGGTTTAATCGCTTCATTACGTTAAATGTTCTGCAAATCGAAtgcatcttaatttaaaaaaatcgaTTATCTTGTTATTCTCAGAATGACCTGCAATAATTCCTTAGAATAACATAgatcacagagaaagaaaagggccTTGGAAATCCATTGGTCCagatctttcatttttaataagaaGTCAATTTTACCTAAAAGTTAACCTGAAAGGCTATACGGGTAGGGAAGGAGAACAATTATGCAATAGGAACAATAGGAAAAGGTTGTGGCGCGTTAGTAACGTGACTACAGAGTTTTTTCTTGATGCTTGCAAGGTCTTAAGTTGAAACGCACTTAAATACTTATGATTGTTTCTAATTATGATGCTGCTGATTAATTACCCATTTCTGACCTCTTTATCAGCAAAACCAAGGAGTAGAGAGAGCTGAATAGGCAAAATGTAAAGGGTAAAACTAGGCTTTACGGTCAGGCATAGCGGATTTGCATCCCAGATCTCCATTTATTAAATGTGCGAACTTCAGCGAGTAATTTAACCTCACCTTCTGAGGAAATAAATGAGAGAATATAGGCATAAAATTTTTAGGAGTCAGTGTTCCAATCAATGCCCGCTGCAG is from Pan troglodytes isolate AG18354 chromosome 4, NHGRI_mPanTro3-v2.0_pri, whole genome shotgun sequence and encodes:
- the HINT1 gene encoding adenosine 5'-monophosphoramidase HINT1; this translates as MADEIAKAQVARPGGDTIFGKIIRKEIPAKIIFEDDRCLAFHDISPQAPTHFLVIPKKHISQISVAEDDDESLLGHLMIVGKKCAADLGLNKGYRMVVNEGSDGGQSVYHVHLHVLGGRQMHWPPG